In one Lachnospiraceae bacterium GAM79 genomic region, the following are encoded:
- a CDS encoding P-II family nitrogen regulator encodes MMIKIEAIVREEVFEDVKEALNAIDVNGITVSQVMGCGAQRGYKKLVRGTEVDVVMQPKIKFEIVVSSEEWEKKTIDAIQKAAYTGEVGDGKIFSYEIRTAMKIRTKESGYDALN; translated from the coding sequence ATGATGATCAAGATAGAAGCAATCGTGCGAGAAGAAGTATTTGAAGATGTAAAGGAAGCACTGAATGCGATCGATGTAAATGGTATTACGGTATCTCAGGTAATGGGATGCGGTGCACAGCGAGGATATAAGAAGCTGGTACGTGGTACAGAGGTTGATGTCGTTATGCAGCCGAAGATTAAATTTGAGATCGTAGTTTCTTCGGAAGAATGGGAGAAGAAGACGATCGATGCGATCCAGAAGGCAGCATACACCGGAGAAGTCGGAGACGGCAAGATCTTCAGTTATGAGATCCGCACCGCCATGAAGATCCGTACGAAGGAAAGCGGCTATGATGCGCTGAATTAG